From a single Vitis vinifera cultivar Pinot Noir 40024 chromosome 18, ASM3070453v1 genomic region:
- the LOC100253892 gene encoding O-fucosyltransferase 31 isoform X1 has product MKLLEELNPSQRVALGGLLVILLPCFFPTLFTPLGRASPSIFSEWNAPKPRHLQLLKGALQLQTPDRQQANLWSPLANQGWKPCVDSADTPLLPKKSQGYVQVFLDGGLNQQRMGICDAVAVAKILNATLVIPHLEVNPVWQDSSSFAEIFDIDHFINVLKDDIFIAKELPSKYSWSTREYYATGIRATRIKTAPIHASAIWYLENVLPVLQSYGIAALAPFSHRLAFDNLPAYIQRLRCKVNFKALVFVPHIKALGEALVNHIRYLPIESRAGGTEYLQDRTDEINHKQGAGKFVVLHLRFDKDMAAHSACDFGGGKAEKMALAKYRQVIWQGRVLKSQFTDEELRNQGRCPLTPEEIGLLLAALGFSNTTRLYLASHKVYGGEARISTLRKLFPLMEDKKSLASAEELAKVEGKASLLAAVDYYVSMHSDIFISASPGNMHNALVGHRAYKNLKTIRPNMALLGQLFLNKSIEWSEFQQAVLNGHKSRQGQIRFRKENQSIYTYPITDCMCQA; this is encoded by the exons ATGAAGCTGTTGGAGGAGTTGAACCCATCTCAGAGAGTAGCATTGGGAGGTCTATTGGTGATCCTGTTGCCATGTTTCTTCCCCACTCTCTTCACTCCCTTGGGCCGTGCTTCCCCGTCCATTTTCTCC GAATGGAATGCTCCAAAACCTAGGCATTTACAGCTACTGAAGGGCGCCTTGCAACTCCAAACT CCTGATAGGCAACAAGCCAATCTCTGGTCTCCATTAGCTAACCAAGGATGGAAACCCTGTGTTGACTCTGCAGACACCCCTT TGTTGCCAAAGAAATCTCAGGGGTATGTCCAAGTATTTCTTGATGGAGGGTTAAACCAGCAGAGAATGGGG atCTGTGATGCAGTTGCTGTTGCAAAGATTTTGAATGCAACCCTTGTGATCCCTCACCTTGAAGTGAATCCTGTTTGGCAAGATTCAAG TTCATTCGCAGAAATATTTGATATTGATCATTTTATTAATGTCCTGAAAGATGACATTTTTATAGCTAAAGAGTTGCCTAGCAAATATTCTTGGAGCACAAGGGAGTATTACGCAACCGGCATACGGGCTACTAGAATTAAAACTGCACCTATTCATGCTTCAGCTATTTGGTATCTGGAAAATGTCTTACCTGTATTGCAGAG TTATGGAATTGCTGCTCTTGCCCCATTCTCTCATCGTTTGGCTTTTGACAACTTACCTGCGTACATCCAACGCTTACGCTGCAAAGTTAATTTCAAAGCACTAGTTTTTGTTCCTCATATCAAAGCATTGGGAGAGGCCCTTGTCAATCACATCCGATATCTGCCTATTGAAAGCAGAGCAGGAGGGACTGAGTACCTGCAGGATAGAACAGATGAGATTAACCACAAGCAAGGGGCTGGGAAGTTTGTTGTGTTACATCTTCGCTTTGATAAA GATATGGCTGCTCATTCAGCCTGTGATTTTGGTGGAGGTAAAGCTGAAAAAATGGCTCTTGCAAAATACCGTCAAGTGATTTGGCAGGGAAGGGTCCTAAAATCTCAGTTCACAgatgaggaattgagaaatcaAGGGCGCTGCCCATTGACTCCTGAAGAGATTGGATTGCTTCTAGCAGCTTTGGGCTTCAGTAACACTACCCGTCTCTATCTTGCTTCCCACAAG GTTTATGGTGGAGAGGCTAGGATCTCAACTTTGCGCAAATTGTTTCCCTTAATGGAAGATAAAAAGAGCCTTGCTTCTGCAGAGGAACTGGCGAAGGTTGAAGGGAAGGCTTCTTTATTGGCTGCAGTTGATTATTATGTGAGCATGCACAGTGACATCTTCATCTCTGCTTCTCCGGGCAATATGCACAATGCGTTG GTGGGACACCGAGCTTACAAGAACTTGAAGACTATAAGACCGAACATGGCATTGTTGGGCCAGCTCTTCCTGAATAAGAGCATTGAATGGTCAGAATTTCAGCAGGCAGTTCTGAATGGGCATAAAAGTAGACAAGGGCAAATCAGGTTTAGAAAGGAGAATCAATCCATATATACATATCCTATTACTGATTGCATGTGTCAAGCTTAA
- the LOC100253892 gene encoding O-fucosyltransferase 31 isoform X2 — MKLLEELNPSQRVALGGLLVILLPCFFPTLFTPLGRASPSIFSEWNAPKPRHLQLLKGALQLQTPDRQQANLWSPLANQGWKPCVDSADTPLLPKKSQGYVQVFLDGGLNQQRMGICDAVAVAKILNATLVIPHLEVNPVWQDSSSFAEIFDIDHFINVLKDDIFIAKELPSKYSWSTREYYATGIRATRIKTAPIHASAIWYLENVLPVLQSYGIAALAPFSHRLAFDNLPAYIQRLRCKVNFKALVFVPHIKALGEALVNHIRYLPIESRAGGTEYLQDRTDEINHKQGAGKFVVLHLRFDKDMAAHSACDFGGGKAEKMALAKYRQVIWQGRVLKSQFTDEELRNQGRCPLTPEEIGLLLAALGFSNTTRLYLASHKVYGGEARISTLRKLFPLMEDKKSLASAEELAKVEGKASLLAAVDYYVSMHSDIFISASPGNMHNAL; from the exons ATGAAGCTGTTGGAGGAGTTGAACCCATCTCAGAGAGTAGCATTGGGAGGTCTATTGGTGATCCTGTTGCCATGTTTCTTCCCCACTCTCTTCACTCCCTTGGGCCGTGCTTCCCCGTCCATTTTCTCC GAATGGAATGCTCCAAAACCTAGGCATTTACAGCTACTGAAGGGCGCCTTGCAACTCCAAACT CCTGATAGGCAACAAGCCAATCTCTGGTCTCCATTAGCTAACCAAGGATGGAAACCCTGTGTTGACTCTGCAGACACCCCTT TGTTGCCAAAGAAATCTCAGGGGTATGTCCAAGTATTTCTTGATGGAGGGTTAAACCAGCAGAGAATGGGG atCTGTGATGCAGTTGCTGTTGCAAAGATTTTGAATGCAACCCTTGTGATCCCTCACCTTGAAGTGAATCCTGTTTGGCAAGATTCAAG TTCATTCGCAGAAATATTTGATATTGATCATTTTATTAATGTCCTGAAAGATGACATTTTTATAGCTAAAGAGTTGCCTAGCAAATATTCTTGGAGCACAAGGGAGTATTACGCAACCGGCATACGGGCTACTAGAATTAAAACTGCACCTATTCATGCTTCAGCTATTTGGTATCTGGAAAATGTCTTACCTGTATTGCAGAG TTATGGAATTGCTGCTCTTGCCCCATTCTCTCATCGTTTGGCTTTTGACAACTTACCTGCGTACATCCAACGCTTACGCTGCAAAGTTAATTTCAAAGCACTAGTTTTTGTTCCTCATATCAAAGCATTGGGAGAGGCCCTTGTCAATCACATCCGATATCTGCCTATTGAAAGCAGAGCAGGAGGGACTGAGTACCTGCAGGATAGAACAGATGAGATTAACCACAAGCAAGGGGCTGGGAAGTTTGTTGTGTTACATCTTCGCTTTGATAAA GATATGGCTGCTCATTCAGCCTGTGATTTTGGTGGAGGTAAAGCTGAAAAAATGGCTCTTGCAAAATACCGTCAAGTGATTTGGCAGGGAAGGGTCCTAAAATCTCAGTTCACAgatgaggaattgagaaatcaAGGGCGCTGCCCATTGACTCCTGAAGAGATTGGATTGCTTCTAGCAGCTTTGGGCTTCAGTAACACTACCCGTCTCTATCTTGCTTCCCACAAG GTTTATGGTGGAGAGGCTAGGATCTCAACTTTGCGCAAATTGTTTCCCTTAATGGAAGATAAAAAGAGCCTTGCTTCTGCAGAGGAACTGGCGAAGGTTGAAGGGAAGGCTTCTTTATTGGCTGCAGTTGATTATTATGTGAGCATGCACAGTGACATCTTCATCTCTGCTTCTCCGGGCAATATGCACAATGCGTTG TGA